CGTGGACAATATTTATATTATCATAAATATACTTTTTATGTCAATACCTTTTTTTGTTTTTTTTTGAAAAATTTTTCCCAGTTATTCAAAAAGCACCTAAATTGGTGCTTCTTGATAATATATTTTTTTTATTAATTTGAAGCTTTAACTGGTAATGGTGTTACAAATTGTGTATCATAGATTGCTTTTGAATCATCAATAAATACATTTGCATATTTAATACCTTTATTAATAGGTACTACAATATATCTAAACATTAATGGTACTTCTACAGCTTGTGAAACAAAGTATTCTTCCCATTTCTTGTATGCTTCTGCTTTATAATTAGGATCACTTATTCCTTTAGGATCTGATATTGCATTCATTAATCTTTCATTTTCATCATTTGCATAACGAGTCATATTGAACTCAACATATTTACTCTTACTTTGAGCTGGATCAAGTGAACTTCCTACACCCCATGCAGCCATATACATATCTATATCATCATCATTTGCTTGTATTTTATCATAGAATAAGTTGAAGTCTAATAATCTTCCATTAGTTAATTCAACATCTACTCCAATTTCTTTCCAATTTTGTAGCATTTGTTGTGCTATAGGTTCTGCAACCTCACTACCATTCATAGTTGTAAAGTGAAGTTTTAGATTTTTACCATCTTTATCTACTATTCCATCACCATCAGTATCTTTATATCCTGCTTCTGCTAGTAATTGTTTAGCTTTTTCAGGATTATATGGGTATCCTTCAAGAGATGAATTATAGTATTTTTTAAATACAGGAGGTGTAACTCCATTTGCTCTTTGTCTTATACCACCATAGAATGCTTGAGCAATTTCATCAACATTTAAAGCATATGCCATAGCTTGTCTAACTTTCACATCTTGAAGAGGAGTTTTTCTATCTTGTATACTCACACCTTTTTCTTTATCATAATGTCCTAAGTTAAATCCTAAATATTGATAGTATAAATCAGGTCTACCAATTAAACTTAAGTTATCAAAGTCTTTGAATTTTTCATAAAGAGATTGATCTAATTCTAAATAAACATGGAATTCTCCATTTTTCATTGCTGTTGCTTGTAATTGAGTTCCTAATGTTTTTATAACTACCTTATCTAGTTTTGGTTTACCTAAGTAATAGTTTTCATTAGGCACTAATTCTACTGATTCTCCTGGTACTATACTTTTAACCACAAATCTCCCATTTGATATAGGGTTTTTTCTAACCTTATCTGAACTTGCTAAATCTTTAATAGCCACATCAGATAAATAGTGTTTTGGTAATATTGATCCACCTGAAGTTAGAGCTCCTCCACCAGTAATTAATTTTGGACTTAGCTCACTAACATGTATTTTTAACTCAGTATCACTAACTTTTTCAAATCCTGATATAGTTTTAGCTTTTCCTTCATGATATTCTTTCATACCTATAATAGTTCCATGATCTTCTGGACTATATCTAACTCCTGTATAATCAGGTGAACCTAGTACTTCATATGTATAAATAAAATCGTCAACACCTAAAGGAGCTCCATCTGACCATTTAAGACCTTCTCTAAATTTAATATTAATAGTTTTATTTTTTTCATCTAATGTAACTGTCGCCATTCCACCTTCTTTACCAACAATTTCAAAATCATCATTTTTCCAGAATATTTCTTCATTGAAATAATTCATAATATCTCCATCTGGTGCTTCTTGATAATGTAGTGGTGAAAAAATACCTTTAAATGGTGAATTAGTAACTAATGCAACTTTTAATTCCCCACCTTCAATTGCTTTTTGATCACTTGTATATTCCATAGGGAAATTTAAACTTGTCGTTTCTCCACCTTTTTCTGATCTTGATTTACCTGGTCCACAAGAAATCAACATTCCTAATACTCCTAGCATTATGCTAGCTTTCATAAATTTATTCATAATATCCTCCTGAGTTTTATTTAATTTCTATTTTGATTTATTTTACTACATTTCAAGTATTATTTCAAATATATTTTTTTAATGTTAATCATTAATTTTATATATAATTAATCTTTTTATATGATTATAGTATAATTAAATTAAAAAAAATCGTATAATAAATATAAATGATATATAAACATATTATAGTTTTAATAATTATTATAAATTTGATTTACAATAATATTATTATGTAAATAAAAAATTAGGACTTTACGACCTAATTTTAATTTTATTTAAAATTCATATATGACATGTCTGTAATATTTCCTATAGGATGATTTACAACATTTTTAACTTTTTTACTTATATATTGATTTTCTATAGAAAAATATAGAGGTGAAACAACCATATTTTCTAAAACTAATTTTTCTGCTTGTTGTATTTTAGATTTTGAATTCAATATATCTTTGTTTGCCTCATTTAATAAATTTTGAAATTCTTTTTGATTAAATACTTTAACATCTTTTTTCTTATATGTAAATCTATCAAGTATAGATATAGGATTATCGTATTTAGGTGACCAAGTATTTAATGCTATATCATATTTTAACTCTTTAATATTTGCTAATCTATCCTTGTATGGTACAACTTTTACACTAAATTCTAATCCTAAATTCTCTTTAATTTGAGATTGTATATATTGAACTTCTTTAACTTCTACAGGAGTATTTCCTGCTAATATTTCAAGTTTTATATCATTTGTATTAAGTTCTTTTTTTGCAATATCTAATTCTGATTTAGCCTTATTTACATCTATATCAGATATAGTATAACTAGGTTCATAATTAAATATATCTGATATTAAATTAAGTGCTTTTTTTGAACCATCTTTTTTAATTTTATCTACATACTTTTGTCTATCAATACTTAATGATAATGCATTTCTTAAATGTACATTATTTAAAACGTTGTCTCCAAATACATTAAAGTCTAAATACCAAATACGTCCATTATAGTAACTATTAATATTACCATCTAATAATTCAGAATCAACTCTAGATATATCTATGCTTCCATTTTTTATTAAGTTGTTTATAGTTGAAAAATCACTAAAGTATACATATTTAAACTTCTCTAATTTAACTTCATTAGATCTCCAATAATTAGTATTTTTAACTAATTTAATTTCTTGATCTCCTAAATTTTCTATATAAAATGCTCCTGTATACTTACCTTTAATATTAGGTGAAGTAAAAGGTAATGTCATTAAATATGTAAAGTATGGTACATCTTCTTTAAGTTCTATTATAAGTTTTCCATCTTCTATATATACTCCTAATTCCTTTTCATCAACCTTACCTTCATAGTATTCTTTCCCGTTTTTTATAACAAAAAGCATATTAGAATATTGTGATAAATATTCCTTATTTAAAGTTTCTAAAAATGCATTTCTAATATCTACTAATTCGATATTACTTCCATCAGAATACTTTAACCCTTCTCTTATATCAAATATATATTTATTGCCTTCTTTAGCATAAGAACTTGCAAGTCCTCCTACTATTTCATTTTTATC
Above is a window of Pseudostreptobacillus hongkongensis DNA encoding:
- a CDS encoding oligopeptide ABC transporter substrate-binding protein, giving the protein MNKFMKASIMLGVLGMLISCGPGKSRSEKGGETTSLNFPMEYTSDQKAIEGGELKVALVTNSPFKGIFSPLHYQEAPDGDIMNYFNEEIFWKNDDFEIVGKEGGMATVTLDEKNKTINIKFREGLKWSDGAPLGVDDFIYTYEVLGSPDYTGVRYSPEDHGTIIGMKEYHEGKAKTISGFEKVSDTELKIHVSELSPKLITGGGALTSGGSILPKHYLSDVAIKDLASSDKVRKNPISNGRFVVKSIVPGESVELVPNENYYLGKPKLDKVVIKTLGTQLQATAMKNGEFHVYLELDQSLYEKFKDFDNLSLIGRPDLYYQYLGFNLGHYDKEKGVSIQDRKTPLQDVKVRQAMAYALNVDEIAQAFYGGIRQRANGVTPPVFKKYYNSSLEGYPYNPEKAKQLLAEAGYKDTDGDGIVDKDGKNLKLHFTTMNGSEVAEPIAQQMLQNWKEIGVDVELTNGRLLDFNLFYDKIQANDDDIDMYMAAWGVGSSLDPAQSKSKYVEFNMTRYANDENERLMNAISDPKGISDPNYKAEAYKKWEEYFVSQAVEVPLMFRYIVVPINKGIKYANVFIDDSKAIYDTQFVTPLPVKASN
- a CDS encoding peptide ABC transporter substrate-binding protein, translating into MKKFLVIFLILVTFFSCKNEQNNELVFNIYSAPKSIAPNKSSDTISLQVASTIYEGLLRLDDKNEIVGGLASSYAKEGNKYIFDIREGLKYSDGSNIELVDIRNAFLETLNKEYLSQYSNMLFVIKNGKEYYEGKVDEKELGVYIEDGKLIIELKEDVPYFTYLMTLPFTSPNIKGKYTGAFYIENLGDQEIKLVKNTNYWRSNEVKLEKFKYVYFSDFSTINNLIKNGSIDISRVDSELLDGNINSYYNGRIWYLDFNVFGDNVLNNVHLRNALSLSIDRQKYVDKIKKDGSKKALNLISDIFNYEPSYTISDIDVNKAKSELDIAKKELNTNDIKLEILAGNTPVEVKEVQYIQSQIKENLGLEFSVKVVPYKDRLANIKELKYDIALNTWSPKYDNPISILDRFTYKKKDVKVFNQKEFQNLLNEANKDILNSKSKIQQAEKLVLENMVVSPLYFSIENQYISKKVKNVVNHPIGNITDMSYMNFK